One genomic segment of Devosia sp. includes these proteins:
- the ftsZ gene encoding cell division protein FtsZ, translated as MTINLTIPDIQELKPRITVFGTGGAGGNAVNNMIESGLDGVDFVVANTDAQALALSKAQRIIQLGVGVTEGLGAGSHPEVGRAAAEESWDEINDHLSGSHMVFITAGMGGGTGTGAAPVVARAAREQGILTVGVVTKPFNFEGNRRARLAEDGIDELHRHVDTLIVIPNQNLFRVANEKTTFADAFAMADQVLFSGVACITDLMVKEGLINLDFADVRAVMRGMGKAMMGTGEASGEDRARHAAEAAIANPLLDDVSMQGARGLLISITGGPDLTLYEVDEAASRIREEVDVDCNIILGATYDPNLNGTIRVSVVATGTDATMVQAMEPAKPHASRTPLSVKRHVPAETIRQPVQIEAPTAEVQEIEHQVEEAVAQAFASQRPAPSYAQEDDGILVEPYVPAAEAVQEPEEAPLMEEQPIPSVYVPSHAARPDGQRRMPRTEELPVVARRSQDAQERQDAEPRNARALFKRLASNVGLNLGQAQAEQRAEPGVQMADDYAARNAIEAGGARTSRVPPASEGARGSLDSQGRSQAAPQQKDHLEIPAFLRKHG; from the coding sequence ATGACAATCAACCTCACGATCCCGGATATTCAGGAACTCAAGCCACGCATCACCGTCTTCGGTACGGGCGGGGCAGGCGGCAACGCCGTCAACAATATGATCGAGTCCGGATTGGACGGCGTCGATTTCGTTGTTGCCAATACCGATGCCCAGGCGCTGGCGCTGAGCAAGGCGCAGCGTATCATCCAGCTTGGCGTGGGCGTCACCGAGGGCCTTGGCGCAGGTTCGCACCCCGAAGTTGGCCGTGCTGCGGCCGAAGAAAGCTGGGATGAGATCAACGATCACCTCTCCGGCTCTCACATGGTATTCATCACCGCCGGCATGGGCGGCGGCACCGGAACCGGCGCGGCGCCGGTCGTGGCGCGCGCTGCCCGCGAGCAGGGCATCCTGACGGTTGGCGTGGTCACCAAGCCGTTCAATTTCGAAGGCAATCGCCGTGCGCGTCTGGCCGAAGACGGCATCGACGAACTGCATCGCCATGTCGATACGCTGATCGTCATTCCCAACCAGAACCTGTTCCGCGTGGCCAATGAAAAGACCACCTTCGCCGACGCCTTTGCGATGGCTGACCAGGTGCTGTTCTCGGGCGTCGCCTGCATTACCGACCTCATGGTCAAGGAAGGCCTGATCAACCTCGACTTTGCCGACGTTCGCGCCGTCATGCGCGGCATGGGCAAGGCCATGATGGGCACCGGCGAGGCCTCGGGCGAAGATCGTGCCCGCCACGCTGCTGAAGCCGCCATTGCCAATCCGCTGCTCGACGATGTGTCCATGCAGGGCGCGCGGGGTCTGCTGATCTCCATCACCGGTGGTCCCGACCTGACCCTTTATGAAGTCGATGAAGCCGCCAGCCGCATCCGCGAGGAAGTGGACGTGGATTGCAACATCATCCTGGGCGCCACCTACGATCCGAACCTCAACGGCACCATTCGCGTGTCCGTCGTGGCCACCGGCACCGACGCGACCATGGTGCAGGCCATGGAGCCGGCCAAGCCGCACGCCTCGCGCACGCCGCTGTCGGTGAAGCGCCACGTTCCAGCCGAGACCATTCGTCAGCCGGTCCAGATCGAAGCTCCGACGGCCGAAGTTCAGGAGATCGAGCACCAGGTCGAAGAAGCCGTGGCGCAGGCCTTTGCCAGCCAGCGTCCCGCGCCGAGCTACGCCCAGGAAGACGACGGTATCCTGGTTGAGCCCTATGTTCCCGCGGCGGAAGCTGTTCAGGAGCCTGAAGAGGCCCCGCTCATGGAAGAGCAGCCCATCCCAAGTGTCTATGTGCCCTCGCACGCCGCGCGTCCCGATGGTCAGCGCCGCATGCCGCGCACCGAGGAGCTTCCGGTTGTTGCGCGCAGGTCACAGGACGCTCAGGAACGGCAGGACGCCGAACCCCGCAATGCCCGGGCCCTGTTCAAGCGTCTGGCCTCCAATGTCGGCCTGAACCTGGGTCAGGCACAGGCCGAGCAGCGCGCCGAGCCGGGTGTGCAGATGGCCGATGACTACGCCGCCCGCAATGCCATTGAGGCCGGTGGCGCAAGGACTTCGCGTGTCCCGCCCGCCAGTGAAGGCGCCCGCGGTTCGCTCGACAGCCAGGGCCGCAGCCAGGCGGCTCCGCAGCAAAAGGATCATCTCGAGATTCCGGCCTTCCTGCGCAAGCACGGTTAA
- the ftsA gene encoding cell division protein FtsA — MMTDAMTSRLRPVQPGKATLVAVLDIGSTKICCVIARLNPRGEGKALRGRTHQAQVIGFGYGPANGVKSGVVTDIEKAEHAIRSVVGMAERAAGLTLESVLVNVTAGRLGSETFSAAVSLDGQEVEKADIVKVLKAVNSRSVRPERSIIHALPIGYALDGQKGIRDPKGMVGDKLGVDVAVISAETLAMRNLELVLHRCHLQIEALVATPYASGLSTLVDDEAQLGVACIDFGGATTTVSVFNDGHLVYADAIAIGGHHLTLDIARQLSVSVDDAERLKTLHGSVLPGQSDEREMIGIQPVGASHDEAPGQVSRAVLTRIMRPRIEEILTAIRDRMQATGMMDVCGRRFVLTGGASEMTGLPEVARRTLARNVRNGRPMGIAGLPEIARGAAFATMAGMLVYPQVCAQEYVEPRGSRKLTGTDGYIARVGTWLRSSF, encoded by the coding sequence ATGATGACTGACGCGATGACCTCCCGGCTGCGGCCGGTCCAGCCCGGCAAAGCTACCCTCGTGGCGGTGCTCGATATCGGGTCGACCAAGATCTGCTGCGTTATCGCCCGGCTCAATCCGCGGGGCGAGGGCAAGGCGCTGCGCGGGCGCACCCACCAGGCCCAGGTCATCGGTTTCGGCTATGGGCCGGCCAATGGGGTCAAGAGCGGCGTTGTCACCGATATCGAAAAGGCCGAACACGCCATCCGCTCCGTCGTCGGCATGGCCGAGCGCGCTGCGGGCCTGACGCTGGAATCGGTTCTGGTCAACGTCACCGCCGGCCGGCTCGGGTCCGAGACCTTTTCGGCCGCCGTATCGCTCGACGGGCAGGAAGTTGAAAAGGCCGACATCGTCAAAGTGCTCAAGGCCGTCAATTCCCGATCGGTTCGTCCCGAACGGTCCATCATTCATGCGTTACCGATCGGTTACGCCTTGGACGGCCAGAAGGGCATCCGCGATCCCAAGGGCATGGTGGGCGACAAGCTTGGCGTTGATGTTGCCGTCATCAGTGCCGAAACTCTGGCCATGCGCAATTTGGAACTGGTGCTGCATCGCTGCCACCTGCAGATCGAAGCACTGGTTGCCACGCCCTATGCTTCAGGCCTGTCGACCCTGGTCGACGACGAGGCCCAGCTGGGCGTCGCCTGCATCGACTTTGGCGGCGCGACCACGACGGTTTCGGTCTTCAACGACGGCCACCTGGTCTATGCCGATGCCATAGCCATTGGCGGGCATCACCTGACCCTCGACATTGCCCGTCAGTTGTCGGTCAGCGTCGACGATGCCGAGCGCCTGAAAACCCTGCACGGTTCGGTGCTGCCCGGCCAATCCGATGAGCGCGAGATGATTGGCATCCAGCCGGTCGGGGCCAGCCACGACGAAGCGCCGGGGCAGGTGTCCCGCGCCGTGCTGACCCGCATCATGCGCCCGCGCATCGAGGAAATTCTCACCGCCATCCGGGATCGGATGCAGGCCACCGGCATGATGGACGTGTGTGGTCGCCGTTTCGTTTTGACCGGCGGCGCCAGCGAAATGACCGGCCTGCCGGAAGTCGCCCGCCGCACCCTGGCGCGGAACGTGCGCAATGGAAGGCCGATGGGCATTGCCGGCCTGCCGGAAATCGCCCGCGGCGCTGCCTTTGCCACCATGGCGGGCATGCTCGTCTATCCGCAGGTCTGCGCTCAGGAATATGTCGAGCCCCGCGGCAGCCGCAAGCTCACCGGGACCGACGGCTATATCGCCCGCGTCGGCACCTGGCTGCGCTCAAGCTTCTAA
- a CDS encoding cell division protein FtsQ/DivIB yields the protein MQQVKSEAFLAGARMVDPRALPVPVSAPKRRLANRFSRAWLLHARIIRRSLLVLAVLAAGGVAYQVREPAGELANTVGALMQGGFAEAGLAIGKISITGQTLTAEQDIFDALGISPDTPTTAFDVEAARLRIAELPAVDSVSVRKTYPGDVAVVITEKVPVARWRVDGITFVIDGQGTQIGEDRGAYGDLPLVIGDGAADDALVMIRALNTYPQLQDGMIALSRIADRRWDMIYDTGLRVQLPEQGVAQALRHLLSYQTEYQLLDRDISVIDLRVDTVVAVRPNKPEDAEES from the coding sequence TTGCAACAGGTAAAGAGCGAGGCCTTTCTCGCCGGTGCGCGGATGGTCGATCCGCGTGCGCTGCCTGTTCCGGTCAGCGCGCCCAAGCGGCGGCTGGCCAATCGCTTCTCGCGGGCCTGGCTGCTTCATGCCCGCATCATTCGCCGCAGCCTGCTGGTCCTGGCGGTGCTCGCCGCCGGCGGCGTGGCCTATCAGGTGCGCGAGCCTGCCGGTGAACTCGCCAATACTGTCGGCGCCCTGATGCAGGGCGGTTTTGCCGAGGCGGGGCTCGCCATCGGTAAGATTTCGATTACCGGTCAGACCCTCACCGCCGAGCAGGATATTTTCGACGCATTGGGCATTTCGCCCGATACGCCGACCACGGCCTTCGACGTCGAGGCGGCCCGCCTGCGCATTGCCGAATTGCCGGCCGTCGACAGCGTCAGCGTGCGCAAGACCTATCCGGGCGATGTGGCCGTAGTGATCACCGAAAAAGTGCCAGTCGCGCGCTGGCGGGTCGATGGCATTACCTTCGTGATCGACGGGCAGGGGACACAGATCGGGGAAGATCGCGGCGCCTATGGCGACCTGCCGCTGGTGATCGGCGATGGGGCTGCCGACGATGCCCTGGTGATGATCCGGGCGCTCAACACCTATCCGCAATTGCAGGATGGTATGATCGCCCTGTCCCGCATCGCCGACCGGCGCTGGGACATGATCTATGATACCGGCCTGCGGGTGCAGCTGCCTGAGCAGGGTGTCGCGCAGGCCCTCCGGCATCTGCTTTCCTACCAGACCGAGTACCAGCTTCTCGACCGCGACATTTCCGTTATCGACCTGCGCGTCGATACGGTAGTGGCGGTTCGCCCCAACAAGCCCGAAGACGCCGAAGAATCATGA
- the ligA gene encoding NAD-dependent DNA ligase LigA: MTDLSQKPVEDLTAEEAEIELARLAGAIAAADTAYHQKDAPEISDADYDVLRLRNAQIEEAFPELVRDDSPTGKVGAAPAEGFAKVRHGVPMLSLAKAYTDADVLDFIERGRRFFQRDEGLELAFTAEPKIDGLSASLRYENGVFVQGATRGDGTVGEDITANLRTIADIPQTLKGSGWPEVIEIRGEVYMTYAEFQALKERSAAAGGQNYVNPRNTAAGSLRQKDPSVTASRNLRFFAYAWGQTTADPAPTQYESVQKFAEWGFAISPLMERATSAEELIAHYRRIEEQRSSLGYDIDGVVYKVDQLELQRRWGFVTGEPRWAVAHKFPAEQATTKVRDIEIQVGRTGTLAPVARLDPVSVGGVTVVNVTLHNEDYIAGKDSTGLPIRDGKDIRIGDTVRIQRAGDVIPQIVDVLEDKRPADAQPYEMPHVCPVCGSPATREINEKTGKEDSRRRCTGELICAAQAVESLKHFVSRGALDIEGLGAENIELFFTRGLVKTAADIFTLKDRRAEVQTALAERREEQARARETASGKARKNVRAVEDRNYEGLDKLFAAIDARRTPELDRFIFALGIRHIGETTGAALARNFGTIEHLIEVGAEMAEAEDPMTVFPSIDGIGGTVVDALTGFFSNAQNVAALRALLVQVQPKPYVVTISADSQVAGKTVVFTGSLEKMTRSEAKAMAERLGAKVAGSVSAKTDILVAGPGAGSKLKSAQDLGVEVISEDEWFVRVGK, encoded by the coding sequence ATGACCGACCTTTCCCAAAAGCCCGTCGAAGACCTTACCGCCGAGGAAGCCGAGATCGAGCTCGCCCGGCTTGCCGGGGCCATCGCAGCCGCCGACACCGCCTATCACCAGAAGGACGCGCCGGAGATTTCCGACGCTGACTACGATGTGCTGCGGCTGCGCAATGCCCAGATCGAAGAGGCCTTCCCCGAATTGGTTCGGGACGACAGCCCAACCGGCAAGGTCGGCGCGGCGCCCGCGGAAGGCTTTGCCAAGGTGCGCCATGGCGTGCCGATGTTGAGCCTGGCCAAGGCCTATACCGATGCGGATGTGCTCGATTTCATCGAGCGGGGCCGCCGGTTTTTCCAGCGCGATGAGGGACTTGAACTGGCCTTTACCGCCGAGCCCAAAATCGATGGCCTCTCGGCCTCGCTGCGCTACGAAAACGGCGTCTTCGTGCAGGGCGCCACGCGCGGCGACGGCACGGTGGGCGAGGACATCACCGCCAATCTGCGGACCATCGCGGACATTCCGCAGACCCTCAAGGGGTCCGGCTGGCCCGAGGTCATCGAAATTCGCGGCGAAGTCTATATGACCTATGCCGAGTTCCAGGCGCTCAAGGAGCGGTCGGCGGCAGCAGGCGGGCAGAACTACGTCAATCCGCGCAATACCGCCGCCGGTTCCCTGCGGCAGAAGGACCCGTCTGTTACGGCCAGCCGCAACCTGCGGTTCTTTGCCTATGCCTGGGGTCAAACCACGGCCGATCCGGCCCCAACCCAATATGAATCGGTTCAGAAATTTGCCGAATGGGGTTTTGCCATCAGCCCGTTGATGGAGCGGGCGACTTCAGCCGAGGAGCTGATTGCCCACTACCGGCGGATCGAGGAGCAGCGCTCTTCGCTCGGCTACGACATCGATGGCGTCGTGTACAAGGTCGATCAGCTCGAATTGCAGCGCCGCTGGGGCTTTGTCACTGGCGAGCCGCGCTGGGCCGTTGCGCACAAATTTCCGGCCGAACAGGCCACCACCAAGGTCCGCGACATCGAAATTCAGGTGGGCCGCACCGGCACGCTGGCCCCCGTCGCCCGGCTCGACCCGGTCAGCGTGGGCGGGGTCACCGTCGTCAATGTCACCCTCCACAACGAGGATTACATTGCCGGCAAAGACAGCACCGGTCTGCCCATTCGCGACGGCAAGGATATCCGCATTGGCGATACGGTGCGTATTCAGCGCGCCGGCGATGTCATTCCGCAGATCGTCGACGTGTTGGAGGACAAGCGTCCGGCCGATGCGCAACCCTATGAAATGCCGCATGTCTGCCCGGTCTGCGGTTCGCCCGCGACGCGGGAAATCAACGAGAAGACCGGCAAGGAGGATTCGCGCCGCCGCTGCACGGGCGAATTGATCTGCGCGGCCCAGGCGGTGGAGAGCCTCAAGCATTTCGTGTCGCGCGGCGCCCTCGATATCGAAGGCCTGGGCGCTGAAAACATCGAGCTGTTCTTCACAAGGGGGCTGGTCAAGACGGCGGCCGATATCTTTACCCTCAAGGATCGCCGGGCCGAGGTGCAGACGGCACTGGCCGAGCGGCGAGAGGAGCAGGCGCGGGCGCGCGAGACGGCCAGCGGCAAGGCCCGTAAGAATGTGCGGGCGGTCGAGGACCGCAATTATGAAGGGCTCGACAAGCTGTTTGCCGCTATCGATGCGCGGCGCACGCCCGAGCTCGACCGCTTCATCTTTGCCCTCGGCATCCGCCATATCGGTGAGACAACCGGGGCAGCACTGGCCCGCAACTTCGGCACCATTGAACACCTCATCGAGGTGGGTGCCGAAATGGCGGAGGCGGAAGACCCGATGACGGTGTTTCCGTCCATCGACGGCATCGGCGGCACCGTCGTTGATGCGCTGACCGGTTTCTTCTCCAATGCGCAGAATGTGGCGGCGCTGCGTGCGCTCCTCGTTCAGGTGCAGCCAAAGCCCTATGTGGTCACCATCTCCGCCGATAGCCAGGTCGCCGGCAAGACCGTGGTCTTCACCGGCTCCCTCGAAAAAATGACACGATCGGAAGCCAAGGCTATGGCCGAGCGGCTTGGTGCCAAGGTTGCCGGCTCGGTTTCGGCCAAGACCGACATCCTGGTGGCCGGTCCGGGCGCGGGGTCGAAGCTGAAAAGCGCGCAGGATCTCGGGGTCGAGGTCATCAGCGAAGACGAGTGGTTCGTGCGCGTCGGGAAATAG
- the lpxC gene encoding UDP-3-O-acyl-N-acetylglucosamine deacetylase — MNKLSTRQRTLAGEISFAGYGVHSAQPVTLVIGPAAPDKGFLIRRDLGNGTYTEPVSVHFSRVSRTTLCTTLDLGGSVSAATIEHVTSALSGMGVDNALITLDAAECPIMDGSAYPFAVAILEVGLETQPAPKKFLKILRSVTVRNNDAFAALEPYNGRALDLEIDFDSKVIGRQRMMFDWTPRRYFEDVSRARTFGFVRDAKILRQAGYALGSSLDNSITLHEDRILNPGGLRYEDEFVRHKLLDAIGDLSLGGLPIWGKFRSYKGGHALNAHVLSGLFSSDANYEIVGAEDLPLEFEAFDDQPAGLEVNHYLRSVR; from the coding sequence ATGAACAAACTATCGACGCGCCAGCGCACCCTTGCCGGTGAGATCAGCTTTGCCGGCTATGGGGTGCACAGTGCCCAGCCTGTTACCCTGGTCATCGGGCCTGCGGCCCCGGACAAGGGCTTCCTAATCCGCCGCGATCTGGGCAATGGCACCTATACCGAGCCGGTTTCGGTGCACTTTTCCCGCGTCAGCCGCACCACGCTGTGCACCACGCTCGACCTTGGCGGCAGTGTCAGCGCCGCGACCATCGAGCACGTGACCTCGGCCCTCAGCGGCATGGGCGTCGACAATGCGCTGATCACCCTCGATGCCGCCGAATGTCCGATCATGGATGGCAGCGCCTATCCCTTCGCCGTCGCCATTCTGGAAGTCGGCCTCGAAACGCAGCCGGCGCCCAAGAAATTCCTCAAGATTCTGCGCTCGGTGACCGTGCGTAACAATGACGCCTTTGCGGCGCTCGAGCCCTATAACGGCCGCGCCCTGGACCTCGAGATCGATTTCGACTCAAAGGTCATCGGCCGGCAGCGCATGATGTTCGACTGGACGCCCCGTCGCTATTTCGAAGACGTCTCGCGCGCCCGGACCTTCGGTTTTGTCCGCGATGCCAAGATCCTGCGCCAGGCCGGCTATGCGCTCGGCTCCAGCCTCGACAATTCCATCACCCTGCATGAGGATCGCATCCTCAATCCGGGTGGTCTGCGCTACGAAGACGAGTTCGTCCGCCACAAGCTGCTCGATGCCATCGGCGATCTGTCCCTGGGCGGCTTGCCCATCTGGGGCAAGTTCCGGTCCTACAAGGGTGGCCATGCCCTTAACGCCCATGTGCTTTCGGGTCTCTTTTCCAGCGACGCCAACTATGAAATAGTCGGGGCAGAAGATCTGCCGCTGGAATTCGAGGCTTTCGATGACCAGCCTGCGGGTCTTGAGGTCAATCACTATCTGCGGTCCGTGCGCTGA
- a CDS encoding VOC family protein, with protein MSKIMTCLWFDDRIDAAIEFYTSTFRSAKVIELVRHAPDQPAFTAVIELEGHRFMLLNGGPRFTFTEAVSFVIDCDGQEEVDYFWSRLTSDGGEESMCAWCKDKFGLSWQVVPRQLTAALTGPDRDGANRAIQAMLQMRKIDIAAIEKAYAGT; from the coding sequence ATGTCAAAGATCATGACCTGCCTCTGGTTCGACGACCGCATCGATGCGGCCATTGAATTCTACACATCGACCTTTCGCAGCGCGAAGGTGATCGAACTTGTTCGCCACGCCCCCGACCAGCCGGCATTTACCGCCGTGATCGAACTGGAAGGGCACCGGTTCATGCTGCTCAACGGCGGGCCGCGATTTACCTTCACCGAAGCCGTCAGCTTCGTCATCGACTGCGATGGCCAGGAAGAGGTCGACTATTTCTGGAGCCGGCTCACCAGCGATGGCGGCGAGGAAAGCATGTGCGCCTGGTGCAAGGACAAGTTCGGCCTGAGCTGGCAGGTCGTCCCGAGACAACTGACTGCCGCGCTGACAGGGCCCGACAGGGACGGCGCCAACCGCGCCATACAAGCCATGCTGCAGATGCGCAAGATCGATATTGCAGCGATCGAGAAGGCTTATGCGGGGACGTAA
- a CDS encoding outer membrane protein assembly factor BamD, whose protein sequence is MNLDVVIQYSRQAVRIAVIGLFATVLTACAGSGWFGPPKLKEEPIVPAASLYQGALDDMDRQYYQTAIKKLEQLERQHPRDPLAEKGKLMQVYANYRGGKLEEAILSADRFLALYPRSSETAYVLWLKGTAYFAQIKDITRDQQLSRDAIDTYTLLINNYPQSEHAKDAKDKLLVAYDQLAGKEMSVGRYYQGNGQYAAAINRFREVVEKWQTSTHIEEALYRLTETYLILGLTSEATSAAAVLGHNYSSSVWYQRAFELLGKQGLAPNLNSGSWLAAHRS, encoded by the coding sequence GTGAACCTTGACGTTGTGATCCAGTATTCCCGCCAGGCAGTCCGGATTGCCGTAATTGGCCTTTTCGCCACCGTGCTGACCGCCTGCGCAGGCAGCGGCTGGTTTGGCCCGCCAAAGCTCAAGGAAGAGCCCATCGTGCCGGCCGCCTCCCTTTACCAGGGTGCGCTGGACGACATGGACCGCCAGTATTACCAGACCGCCATCAAGAAGCTTGAGCAGCTCGAGCGCCAGCACCCGCGTGATCCGCTGGCCGAAAAGGGCAAGCTCATGCAGGTCTATGCCAATTATCGCGGCGGCAAGCTCGAAGAAGCAATTCTGTCGGCCGACCGGTTCCTGGCGCTCTATCCGCGCAGCTCGGAAACCGCCTATGTGCTGTGGCTCAAGGGCACGGCCTATTTCGCCCAGATCAAAGACATCACCCGCGATCAGCAATTGTCGCGCGATGCGATCGACACCTATACCCTGCTGATCAACAACTATCCGCAGTCCGAACACGCCAAGGACGCCAAGGACAAGCTCCTGGTGGCCTATGACCAGCTGGCCGGCAAGGAAATGTCCGTGGGCCGCTACTATCAGGGCAATGGCCAGTATGCCGCCGCCATCAACCGCTTCCGCGAAGTGGTGGAAAAGTGGCAGACCTCGACCCATATCGAGGAAGCGCTCTATCGTCTGACCGAGACCTATCTGATCCTCGGCCTGACCAGTGAAGCCACCTCGGCCGCCGCTGTCCTCGGTCACAACTATTCGTCCAGCGTATGGTATCAGCGCGCCTTCGAACTTCTGGGCAAGCAGGGCCTGGCCCCGAACCTCAATTCGGGAAGCTGGCTGGCCGCGCACCGGTCCTGA
- the recN gene encoding DNA repair protein RecN encodes MLNALSVRNIVLIDQLDLALGPGMTVLTGETGAGKSILLDALTLALGGRGDTSLVRQGQDSGQVVAVLELPADHPARALLRDNAIPDDEDVILRRVQFADGRTRAFINDQPVSASLLQKVGSQVVEIHGQHDDRALVDTATHRASLDAFGELTGEAATLRECWAVLVEAQQAVAEQRELVATALAAEDYARHTVEELSKLAPVAGEEEELAERRQQLQQAEKAASDVVEIDDILNGPNAPSPALAGLMRRLMRKIDGGATLFQPIVDAIDASLVTLDRTTEALEDIKREMAFDPGELDAVEERLFALRAAARKHQTDCDGLLVVVEKYQVDLDTLQSGESRLKGLEAEEATARARYREAAEALSAGRRKAAKALSKAVEAELPDLKLGAARFIVDHQVDGERVAATGFDQIAFHVQTNPGTAAGPLLKVASGGELSRFLLALKVVLADRGSAPVLVFDEIDTGVGGAVADAIGRRLGLLAERVQVLTVTHAPQVAAVAGRHLLIEKQMVEEGAFVRTHVRPLDKQARQEEVARMLSGAEITAEARAAAKKLLSAVG; translated from the coding sequence ATGCTCAACGCGCTGTCCGTCCGTAACATCGTTCTAATCGATCAGCTCGACCTGGCGCTGGGGCCCGGCATGACCGTGCTGACCGGCGAAACCGGCGCCGGCAAGTCCATCCTGCTCGACGCCTTGACCCTGGCCCTGGGAGGCCGGGGCGATACGTCCCTGGTGCGGCAGGGGCAGGACAGTGGCCAGGTGGTGGCTGTGCTTGAATTGCCGGCCGATCATCCGGCGCGTGCCCTCTTGCGCGACAATGCCATTCCCGATGACGAGGACGTCATCCTGCGCCGCGTGCAGTTCGCCGATGGTCGCACCCGCGCCTTCATCAATGACCAGCCGGTCTCGGCGAGCCTTCTGCAAAAAGTGGGCAGCCAGGTGGTCGAAATCCACGGCCAGCACGATGACAGGGCCCTCGTCGATACCGCGACCCATCGCGCCTCGCTAGACGCCTTTGGAGAGCTGACCGGCGAAGCGGCCACGCTGCGCGAGTGCTGGGCCGTACTGGTCGAGGCGCAGCAGGCGGTTGCCGAACAGCGCGAACTGGTGGCCACGGCGCTCGCCGCCGAGGACTATGCCCGCCACACCGTCGAGGAATTGAGCAAGCTTGCGCCGGTGGCCGGCGAAGAGGAAGAGCTTGCCGAACGCCGGCAGCAATTGCAGCAAGCGGAAAAGGCGGCCTCCGATGTTGTCGAAATCGACGACATCCTCAACGGCCCCAATGCACCCAGTCCGGCGCTTGCCGGTCTCATGCGGCGGCTGATGCGCAAGATCGACGGCGGCGCGACGCTGTTCCAGCCGATCGTCGATGCGATCGACGCGTCTCTCGTCACCCTTGATCGCACCACCGAGGCGCTTGAGGACATCAAGCGGGAGATGGCCTTCGATCCGGGTGAACTCGATGCGGTCGAGGAGCGGCTCTTCGCCCTCCGGGCTGCAGCCCGAAAGCATCAGACCGATTGCGATGGGCTCCTTGTCGTGGTCGAAAAATACCAGGTGGATCTCGATACCCTGCAAAGCGGCGAATCGCGGCTCAAGGGCCTGGAGGCCGAAGAGGCAACGGCGCGCGCCCGCTACCGCGAGGCTGCCGAGGCGCTGTCGGCGGGACGCCGGAAGGCCGCGAAGGCCTTGAGCAAGGCCGTCGAAGCTGAATTGCCGGACCTCAAGCTCGGCGCAGCCCGCTTCATCGTCGATCACCAGGTCGATGGCGAGCGCGTCGCGGCCACCGGGTTCGACCAGATCGCCTTTCACGTCCAGACCAATCCGGGCACGGCGGCCGGGCCCTTGCTCAAGGTTGCCTCGGGCGGCGAGCTCAGCCGGTTCCTCCTGGCCCTCAAGGTCGTCCTGGCCGATCGTGGCTCGGCACCGGTCCTGGTCTTCGACGAGATCGACACCGGTGTTGGCGGCGCGGTCGCCGACGCCATCGGTCGCAGGCTCGGCCTGCTCGCCGAGCGGGTGCAGGTGCTGACCGTCACTCATGCCCCGCAGGTCGCCGCCGTGGCCGGCCGGCACCTGCTGATCGAAAAGCAGATGGTGGAGGAGGGGGCCTTCGTCAGAACCCATGTGCGCCCGCTCGACAAACAGGCCCGGCAGGAAGAAGTGGCCCGCATGCTGTCCGGCGCCGAAATCACCGCCGAGGCGCGCGCTGCTGCCAAGAAACTGCTGAGCGCGGTGGGATAA